TCTCTGCGTCAAATAGACTTTGACGCTCTTGAGAAGATAATTCTGAACGTTTTAAGATTGTATTGCTATATGTTCCTAAGGAGTCAGCAGAAAAGTTTTGTGAAAAATCTAAGCTTTTTGGTATGCTCACAGCACTTGGAGTCGTTGAGTTTGAATTGGAAAATCTTTTGTAGTCGTGAAAAAAAAGAGGAATTGAGCCTGCTATAGCCGCTATAATAAAGACTCCACCAATGATAAATTTTCCTGATGACATGAAAACTCCTTATGAATACATACGAATTGAACTGGTTCCTTCTGTTGCTCTTAAGAAGGGCAGTTCAAGGTCTCTATTTATTTTGCACGCTTTTGATATTTTCAGCAAGTTCTTTAGCGTAACGTGATTCTTCAGTCGTCCCATCAATATTTGGCAGTGTTTCAGCTTTTTTAAAAAGTTCCAAGGCCATATTTTTGTCGCCTGTTTTTTCTTTAAGGATCCCAAGATACATTGTATTTAAGCGAAATTTTGGACTTGTTTTTATTGCTTTATTAAAATATTCTTCTGCAATTTTTTTATCACCAAAAGAAATAATGCCACCAGGTAATTCTTGATAATATCGGCCAAGAATTCTATATGGCCCCGCCCAGTGGTAGTTAGGATCAATATTTGCAGCTTCAATTAATGCATCTCTTCCTGGTTTTGCATTGCTTAATGCAGTAAAAATTCCTTTTTCAAGTCCGAAAGATCCAAGATCGATTGCATACCAATAATGTCCTTCTACACGCTTTGGATTTATTTTTCTTGCAATTTCCCCAGCTTCATAGCCAAATTTAAATATTTTAATTTTGTCATCGCTCGTAAAATTTTCACGAAGTATAAAATTTCCACCGTAATATGCTAATCTAGCAATTCTCCAAGCTATTTCAAAATCATTTGGTACTTTATGTCTTGCTTTAAGAAGAACTGCTATTTCTTTTTCTGTGGATTCACCATGTCGTTTTTCCCACAAGAGATCGAGATGCTGAATTGAATATGTAAATTTAATTTGATCGGTTTTTTGATTTGTGTCTAAATCATTTGCAAAAGAGCTCAAAGGAAATGCACTTGAAAATAAGACAGCTGTAGATAATATAATATTTTTTATATTTGAATTATATAAAGGAAAAAACATTTGTACCCCTATCGACAATTTGAGAAATTAATTCAATTTCGATAGGGTATATTTTTTTTCAAAGGCTGTAAATAATTTAATTTACTAAAAATTAATTAAACACAGTGTTTAAGGTCATCAATTTTATTTAGCTTTTCCCAAGGAAAATGATTCCTACCAAAATGACCGTAGGACGCGGTTTCATGATATGTGAAATTATTATTTTGTGGATTTAACAGATCAAAAGTTTTTACGATACCTGAAGGAGTCATATCAAATACTTTTCTCACAGCATTTTCAATTTTTGCTCTTTCAACTTTTTCTGTCCCATAGGTATTTACATTCACGCTCACAGGTTGAGCTACGCCGATTGCATAAGCAATTTGTACGAGAGCTCTTTCTGCTAAGCCCGCAGCGACGATATTTTTAGCGATATAGCGGCCCATATAAGCTGCAGAACGATCCACTTTAGAGGGATCTTTTCCTGAAAATGCTCCACCACCATGTGCACCATGACCACCATAAGTATCAACAATAATTTTACGTCCTGTTAATCCGCAATCTCCCTGTGGGCCACCAATTACAAATTTTCCAGTAGGATTTATATGGTATTTTGTATTTGAGTCTAGCAGATTTGAAGGAATAGTTTTTTTAATAATATTTTCAATTACAAAATTTCTTATAGTTTCTTGGGAAACACCATCTGCGTGCATTGTGCTTACAACGACAGTGTCAATTCTCTTCATTTTTCCATTGTGATATTCAACAGTCACTTGAGATTTTGCGTCTGGGCGTAGCCAATTGACACTGCCTTCTTTTCTTGCCTTCGAAAGATTGCGCAAAACTGAGTGAGCATATTGGAGAGTCGCAGGCATGTATTCAGGAGTTTCATTTGTAGCATATCCAAACATCATACCTTGATCGCCGGCACCTTGTTCTTTATGTAACCCTTCGCCTTCATTTACGCCCTGGGCAATGTCAGGAGATTGTTGATCGATAGAAACAATCACACCACAGCTTCTATATTCAAAACCATTATTAGGGTCGTCATAGCCGATTTTCTTAATAACATTACGTGCTATATCAGAATAACTTTGCATTTTACGTGAGAGTTTTTTCTCGTTACTGTGGACAGTTTCCGTATTTAATGTGATCTCACCTGCAATAACGACGAGTCCTGTTTTGCACAAGGCTTCACATGCGACTCGAGCTTTAGGGTCGAAGGTCAATAATTCATCAAGAATCCCGTCAGATATTTGATCGGCAACTTTATCTGGATGTCCTTCGCTGACACTTTCAGAAGTAAAATATGTAATTTCTGGTGAAGAAGAAGAGGTCAAGAAAAGCGAGCGTTGAAACATATTATGATTTCCTTTCATATCAACCGCTGCGAACAAGGTTACCTTTATTTATTCTACAAAAGGTAACAAAAAAAATTAATTCGGGCAATTTATAAGCCGGATTCTGTTTCTACTACAATTTCTCTTGATGCTACGTTGCCGTAACATTCTTTGCAGTCAACCCGAGTGTGATAGCGAGCCGAGCAGGCTCTCCACCCCTATTTGACTTTGCTTCGAGTGGGGTTTGCCAGACCGATTGTCACCAACCGCATCCGTGAGCTCTTACCTCACGTTTTCACCATTGCCGGCCTTGCGGCTTAGGCTGTTTGTTTTCTGTTGCACTTTCCGTCGAGTTACCCCGCCTGGCCGTTAGCCAGCACTCTGCTCTTTGAAGTCCGGACTTTCCTCGCTCCTGTTTGGCAGGTCGCGCTGTAGTTCAATTACCCGAGTTGAGATTCATATAATCTCTCCCACTTCAAAGCAAGACAGTTTCAAAATATTTTCTTAAAATGGAGAAGATTTGCGTAAATGATTTGAATATTAGGAGAATACATCGAGTCGGAAGCATTTTTTGTCAATTGATTTGTTTAATTAATGATTATTTAATTGGGCTCTGAACAGAATAATATAGTTATTTTTGAATAATCTTACAAAATATTTTATCAAAAAAAGAATATTCTAAAACTTAAAGCCAATTGTGTGCTACAAATTTAAATATTCTTTCTACTTCTTTTATAGTTTTTTAAAATCATTAATATCTTTGCTTCAAAATCAAATATTCTTTATTAATCGTTTCCAGCCAATAATATTAACGTCATCATTTTTAAAATACTTTTCTTTTGTTTCATAGCTTAAGTCTGTTATATAATACGTATTGTTTTCATGATTTAGTATTACTCTACGTGAATAGAGATTTGTGTTTTCCCATTTTTTGTTTTGATAATTTTCTTCGGCTATGTCTACAAATAAATTCTCAAGGTCTACGTTGACTATGATAGCAACATGTCCATAGTGGAGCTCGGAACTCTTTCCATAGATTAATATATCACCTTCAGCTGGGGGAGTTGAATTGCCGTTGACAAAGTTATCAAAGTATAAATTTTTATTATTCAATAAATCCTTAGTTTCATTTTGATTCCATATTTCAAAGGCTGAGTCCACAGAATGAATAACAATATTTTGGTTTTGTAGAACCCATCTTCTAGCATACTCAACACACTGCCACGGTATGCCAATCCAAACATCACTAGAAAGGCCAGTATCTTTAGCTAAAAAAGTAATACCTTCCGTAGCATTTTTATATATGCAAGATGAATTACAGTTTGAATAGGCTTTAACTTCTCTACTGCTACCTATGAAATCCCCAAATGGGACAACACAATCGACAGTGCAGTTAGGGGATGTCGCTTCGAAGCGAGGTACTTCAAATGAATGAGAAAAAGCCTTAAATTGAGTGGAAATAAAAACGAATAATGTAACAATATGCAATAATTTCATGGGTTCCTCCAACAAAAAATGACCATAAATAAAAAAAAATGACTTGTAAATATTTTTTTAATAAAATAAATTCCAAAGCTTTATCATGGATTTGTTCAAAGTATAGATAGACCATTGCAAGGGTAGGTCTTGGAGTAAGACTCTGGTCTATTAGAAGTGCGAGCTAATGGACTGTAGTTACATAATTGCTCCAATAAATATATAGCATGTATGAGCCCTTACAGAAATTCATAGTCCGATTCTAACAAAAAATAACAGATAGTAAGTCTTTTATAGCTATGATTACTTTTTATTCACAAGCAGGATGAAATCAAAATTTTATTTGCGATGTAAAAAACAGAATCTTTTGGTATTATTTTAATGTTTAACTTTTGGCACTTATTCAAAATTTCTGGCTGACTATAAGAATTCGTAATAAGAATTGAGTTATGAGAAATATTATATTCCTCAATTATTTCTATTCCTGTTTTTACAGATTTTTTAATGGCATAATCAATAAAAAATATAATATTATTTCGTGAGTAATAAAAATTATAAAAATCAATAAATTCAATAATATCTCTTATGAAAATTATTTTTTTAGGCTGAGAGGTTTTTAATTGGAAGTTTATGCTTTTTCTAAAATTACTATTATAAATTAAATCATCATTAAAAATACAAATAATAGTTTCTTTTTCGATTTTCATTTTTCCAGGGTACCAAAAAGGTGGAGGGCATGTTGCAAATTTAATAACAACTTTAGTGCCTTTTTTGGGTTTAGAAGTCATGCCAAAATCTGCTCCCCAATTTCTTAAAATATCTATTGAACTTGCAAGGCCTATGCCATGCCCATTACTTTTTGTAGTGAATCCTCCTAGCTGAGCCTTTTTTAATATGAGCTCATCCATTCCACAGCCATTATCAATGATAGTTAATATTAATTTACCTAATTCAAAAGAAAGAGATATATTAATAATTCCTTCCCTTTCAATCGCTTCAACTGCATTGTTTATTAAATTTGATAATATAGATTGAAATTGAGTGATGTTTACTTCTGTAAATAATAAATAAGTTTCTTTTTCTAAGGATAAATTAAAACAGATATTGTAATTAAAATATTGTTGTTTTTTTTCAGAAATAATTTGATCTATATGAATAGGAAGGATTTCTTTTGAATTTGGCAATTTCTCTAAATATAAATTTTCTTTGAATTTATTTAGTAGATTACTGGCGATATTATCTATTCTCTCAATTGAGTTTTGTACTAATAGCAGATCATTTTCAGGAATTGTTGTAATTCTTTTTAGAATTATCTTTAAAACTGTTAATGGTGAACAAATATCATGAGCTACTTGAGTAGATATTTTTGTAAGAGTTTCATTTTGGGCTTGTTTAATAAGAATTTTTTGTGTTTCCTTCAATCTTTCTGCTGTCGTACAAAGTAATTCTATAAATTTCTCTAATTCAAAAGATGTATCTATTTTTGGCCTATTAAATTTAATATCATTACTGCTCTTTAAATATTCTTCTACTCTGTCTATAATTTGAACTTCTAATTTTTTAATTGGCATTATTATATTTCTATACAATGAAGCTCTTAAAACATAATATGAAATAGCGCATAATAAAAATAATGGAAGAAAAGAAAACAATAAAATATTTACCAATATTTTGTTTATAGGATTATTGAATTGTCTATATAGAGAAAGAAATTTTTTTTCTTTTAAATATGGTAATTCAACCGAAGTACATAATTGTACTGATTTAAAAAAATAAATGGATTTATTTTTACAACTATCTATGCCACTAGATAATATAATATCGTCTAAATTATATGCTGCTCTTAAATAATTTTTTATTAAATTAAACTCACCTTTGTTTTCAAGTAATATTTCACCAATTAGTGATTTTGTAATTAAAGGTAAAATTGCTTCTAATCGTGCATACTCAATCTTAATTTCTTCATTCACTTCTCTAAAAATAATTGATATAGATAATAATACTAATGTTAAAAATGAAATAACCCAAATCCAAAGGAGAGGAGATAAGGTTTTTTTTTCAAAAGAATAGCTAATTTTTCTTTTTTTCATTATAAGAGTATCCAAACAATAATTGTGTATTCTCAAGAAAATAAACATTAGCATTGGAAGACAAGATAAAACTATTTTTTGGTAAACTTTTCATATGTTCTATAAAAATTGATCTACTCTTCGGTTTTTTCTCGCACAATAAATTGGCTTGCATTCTTAAAAAATGAATGATACCAAAATAAGTATCAGAGATTTTTAAAGATTCATCTTTCCAATTCAAGACAAAATTTTTAAGTTTAAATTTTTCAATTTTTTCGGTGTAAAGATCGCCATTTCTCAATGTTATTCCTTGCTGATTTTTTCCAATTGAAAATTTAGTTAAATAGCCAAATTCATCGTCACCCCATCCGTCACTGCCAACAAATTTGATATGTGAATAATCATTATTAAGATATGATATTATATATCCTGATTGCTTTGAGAAGTTTGGCAGTAATAAAAAATCAACTTCAATCGTCTTTAACTTGTCAACTAATTCAGTTAAATCTGGTGTATTCCCTGTAACTTTTATATCAAATAATTTTTTATATTTACTTTTACTATGAGAATGGAAGTAATCTGAAAATTGTTGACAAACTTTACAATTTAAGTCTACAACAGCTCCATAATTCATACCATATTTTGATTTTTCTACAATTTTAGTAGTTAAATAAGCCATTTGATCAATTGGTAATGACATAGTAAATACAGGTGGGGGTAATTCAGAAACCTCTTTTGAAGAAGCTAATACTGATACGATTGGTGTATTATTTAGTATTTTTTGGACTAGAATGAATTCATTGCTGTGATCCGGTCCAATCACGGCCCAAGAATCATAAGAAAGTTTATTTGCAGCTTTAATAACATCTATTTGATCATTCGTTTGATATGATTCAAAATTAAAAACATATTTATAACCGCATTTTGCTAATTGCTCTTCTGTATCTGATTTAGCGTAATCAAGTGCAGATAAATAACCGAATTTAAATCGTTCAGAAAACGTATTATTTAAAGGATTTAATGCTGCAATAGCACCAATTTTTACTTCAATTAACTCTTTTTCTTTGCAATAAGTATTTGATGTAGCGAAGAGGGTTATTATTGTCAATAAAAATATAAATTTCAATTTGCAACTCTTTCCCATTGTAAAATAGCTTCTCCAAAATCACCTTTTCCAATTAAAGTAAGAATATTTCCATCTATTAAATAATCTCTCTCCATTATTTTTCCAATTCTTTCGAATAAACTTGCATTGGTGACAGTGTGTATAATTTTGTTTTCAGTCATTTTATATTTACCTGAATAACTTAAAATTGAATCCATATATTCATCATTATTTTTAAAATCAGAATTAATATTAACACTTACATATCCATCTGATGTATATATAAGTGTGCCATGAGAGTTTGATCGCCAATCTCTAATACCGTCGTTATTTTTTATTTGAAATTTTTTAAGAATCCAGGTTCCAACTATATTTTTTTCCATTTTTACCCTCATTTCATACCTCACTGCACCTTGCATTTAAATTCTATTAAATGCCATTTTTATATATATTATTTAGTTGCATGAAAGCAAGAGATATTTTCACAGAATTTTTTCCAAATAACAAATTATTTTGGATCTATTTAAAGATATTGTAATCATTAATGATAAATATATTTATTATTTAATTATAATAAATATGATATAACATGTCAATGTTATAAATATATAGATAATAAGATGTAATTTAATAAGTAAAAAATATTCATGAAGAAAATGATGTGCAAACATTTAATTAAGCTGAACTGTAAGATGGTTTAGTTGTTTTGCACATTTTAAATATTTGGGGAGAAAGTCAATTTATTCAGATGAAATAAAAGTGCTAAAAATATAATATATATAAAGTGTTGTGAAATATTTTAAAGTGAATAAACAATCAGATAAAAAAAATTATTGGCAAGTTGGATTTTTATAGTTTCTATATTTATTTGGGTTGTCAATAATTAAAAAATCATCTTGTTCTTCTCTAATATTAAAATCTTGTTCACATACATTGAGATATTTTTCTCTTATATTTGTAAACATATTTGGTGAAGCGTATCCTCTGAAACTTACTAATTTCTTTAACCCAAAATATGAAGAATTATTCGGCATTTTCACTTTGGAATAGGTTGGTTGAAGATCGTAGTAATACGGTGCAATTTTTTTCTCAAAGATTTCATTTATAAATGCAATTAAAGAATGATTTTGAAGAATATTAACTTGATTAGATTGATAGAAATATACTCTATTTTCTACATGTCGTCCTGAAAATGCATTAACTGGATCGGAATATCTTACAAAATTTATTACGTTGTCAAATTGATACTTCTTAAATATATTAAATAAATTGAATAAAGATCCCGAATTAAAGTGAGTAGATGGTGATGAAAATACACGTGCAGGAAGTCCTTTGTTAGCAGCAACTATAGATGCATAAAAACCACCGAGTGAATGTCCAGTTAAAACAAATTTATATTCTTTATAATTCGGGTAAATATTTTTTACGAGTTTAACTGTGTCTTTATGAGTTTGCAATGCTTCTTTGATAGCTTGTTTAAATTTTTGAAATTGAAATACATTTGAACCCATTAGTTGGGCGTCTATTTTTATATCAATTTGATTACTTGTTCCTTTATATCCTAAGATTATCACTTTATCAATGTGATTAATAAATGCAACTGAGTGGATATTTGCTTTTTTTGTTTTAAAAACTGAATAAGGAATTATTTTATAACCAGTTTTATTGTAAATATAATCTAAATCATAAGGATTAAACTCTTTATCGGCTTCTTTTTGGCCTGATTCAGTGCGATAAGCGAAGTGTGAAACGTAGATAAGAGCAAGTAAAAAGCGATAATCTAATACATCTTTATAGTTTAATTTGCTCATATCTGTTCTGTATACAATTGAATTATCTTCAGCATCAATTATGGATTGTTGCCATGATAGACTTCTGTTTTTAATAGATACGCTTATTTGATTTGGGTCAGTATTGCGAAATACTCTACTACAAACTTTCTTTAAATCACTTATAGTCTCATCTGATTTAAATAGATTTGGCTTTATCCATTTTCCTGAAACAGTTTTATAGTTCCCATCGTTAAAGAGTACCCAGCTGGTTGAGACATCCACCCAATCAATTTTACTACAGAATAAATAATTTTCATTAGCAATTGCTTTTTTGCTAAAAGAGTAAAAAGAAATAATAAGTATGGAATAAAATAGTATTTTCATTAGCGCACTTTATGCAGTTTAAGTATAATTTAATATAAAAGAGTTCTGATAGCAATGTCATAATTTTAACATGTGGGAATCAGGTATATTAAAGCTTAATTTTGTATTCACCAATAAATTTGTTTAAGATGCTGAATTTTCAATTAAATATTAATTGCAAAAGTAAAAATTGTAAAAATGAGATCTTTTATTTGGTGAAGCTCGTTTAGCAAGGTTTATCCTTAAAATGAAAATATTTTGCAAAACTAAAGATTGACTCATATGTATATTTTTGTAAATATATAAGAAATAACGGAGGGGTTTTATCTTAAGTTATTTAATTCAATTATTTTTTTGGTTTTATTTATTGAATTTATCTAAATATTAATTTCTCTTTTAACATTCTTTAAAAGAGAAATATTTCTTAAATTTACCGAAATATTTTTATTCATAAGAGTTTTTTATGTATTTATTACCAAAGCTTTGTTTAATATTTTTGATCACCCTTTTTTCAAAAGAATGCTTCTCATTAAAAGAAGTTAGAATACATGCTATTTATCCATTTTTTTTAAACCATTCAACTGTTGATCATGTTTACTACCCACCAAGTTTGCGTTTGCAAATCTTTGCTGGTATCCCGATGGCACTAATGTACTACCAAGATAAAGCGGAAAAATG
The sequence above is drawn from the Fluviispira vulneris genome and encodes:
- the metK gene encoding methionine adenosyltransferase, which codes for MFQRSLFLTSSSSPEITYFTSESVSEGHPDKVADQISDGILDELLTFDPKARVACEALCKTGLVVIAGEITLNTETVHSNEKKLSRKMQSYSDIARNVIKKIGYDDPNNGFEYRSCGVIVSIDQQSPDIAQGVNEGEGLHKEQGAGDQGMMFGYATNETPEYMPATLQYAHSVLRNLSKARKEGSVNWLRPDAKSQVTVEYHNGKMKRIDTVVVSTMHADGVSQETIRNFVIENIIKKTIPSNLLDSNTKYHINPTGKFVIGGPQGDCGLTGRKIIVDTYGGHGAHGGGAFSGKDPSKVDRSAAYMGRYIAKNIVAAGLAERALVQIAYAIGVAQPVSVNVNTYGTEKVERAKIENAVRKVFDMTPSGIVKTFDLLNPQNNNFTYHETASYGHFGRNHFPWEKLNKIDDLKHCV
- a CDS encoding CHAP domain-containing protein, which produces MKLLHIVTLFVFISTQFKAFSHSFEVPRFEATSPNCTVDCVVPFGDFIGSSREVKAYSNCNSSCIYKNATEGITFLAKDTGLSSDVWIGIPWQCVEYARRWVLQNQNIVIHSVDSAFEIWNQNETKDLLNNKNLYFDNFVNGNSTPPAEGDILIYGKSSELHYGHVAIIVNVDLENLFVDIAEENYQNKKWENTNLYSRRVILNHENNTYYITDLSYETKEKYFKNDDVNIIGWKRLIKNI
- a CDS encoding sensor histidine kinase — translated: MKKRKISYSFEKKTLSPLLWIWVISFLTLVLLSISIIFREVNEEIKIEYARLEAILPLITKSLIGEILLENKGEFNLIKNYLRAAYNLDDIILSSGIDSCKNKSIYFFKSVQLCTSVELPYLKEKKFLSLYRQFNNPINKILVNILLFSFLPLFLLCAISYYVLRASLYRNIIMPIKKLEVQIIDRVEEYLKSSNDIKFNRPKIDTSFELEKFIELLCTTAERLKETQKILIKQAQNETLTKISTQVAHDICSPLTVLKIILKRITTIPENDLLLVQNSIERIDNIASNLLNKFKENLYLEKLPNSKEILPIHIDQIISEKKQQYFNYNICFNLSLEKETYLLFTEVNITQFQSILSNLINNAVEAIEREGIINISLSFELGKLILTIIDNGCGMDELILKKAQLGGFTTKSNGHGIGLASSIDILRNWGADFGMTSKPKKGTKVVIKFATCPPPFWYPGKMKIEKETIICIFNDDLIYNSNFRKSINFQLKTSQPKKIIFIRDIIEFIDFYNFYYSRNNIIFFIDYAIKKSVKTGIEIIEEYNISHNSILITNSYSQPEILNKCQKLNIKIIPKDSVFYIANKILISSCL
- a CDS encoding lipocalin-like domain-containing protein; translation: MEKNIVGTWILKKFQIKNNDGIRDWRSNSHGTLIYTSDGYVSVNINSDFKNNDEYMDSILSYSGKYKMTENKIIHTVTNASLFERIGKIMERDYLIDGNILTLIGKGDFGEAILQWERVAN
- a CDS encoding lipase family protein, whose translation is MKILFYSILIISFYSFSKKAIANENYLFCSKIDWVDVSTSWVLFNDGNYKTVSGKWIKPNLFKSDETISDLKKVCSRVFRNTDPNQISVSIKNRSLSWQQSIIDAEDNSIVYRTDMSKLNYKDVLDYRFLLALIYVSHFAYRTESGQKEADKEFNPYDLDYIYNKTGYKIIPYSVFKTKKANIHSVAFINHIDKVIILGYKGTSNQIDIKIDAQLMGSNVFQFQKFKQAIKEALQTHKDTVKLVKNIYPNYKEYKFVLTGHSLGGFYASIVAANKGLPARVFSSPSTHFNSGSLFNLFNIFKKYQFDNVINFVRYSDPVNAFSGRHVENRVYFYQSNQVNILQNHSLIAFINEIFEKKIAPYYYDLQPTYSKVKMPNNSSYFGLKKLVSFRGYASPNMFTNIREKYLNVCEQDFNIREEQDDFLIIDNPNKYRNYKNPTCQ